A single window of Kitasatospora sp. HUAS MG31 DNA harbors:
- a CDS encoding CTP synthase has translation MAQPHSGKSASGRAVTTKHLFVTGGVASSLGKGLTASSLGALLKARGLRVTMQKLDPYLNVDPGTMNPFQHGEVFVTDDGAETDLDIGHYERFLDTNLHGSANVTTGQVYSTVIAKERRGEYLGDTVQVIPHITNEIKSRIRRMATEDVDVVITEVGGTVGDIESLPFLEAVRQVRHEVGRDNVFFVHVSLLPYIGPSGELKTKPTQHSVAALRNIGIQPDAIVLRADREVPQAIKRKISLMCDVDEEAVVAAIDAKSIYDIPKVLHGEGLDAYVVRRLDLPFRDVDWTVWDDLLRRVHEPQHEVKVALVGKYIDLPDAYLSVTEALRAGGFANNARVTVKWVASDECLTPEGAQEQLGDVDAICIPGGFGDRGVDGKVAAITYGRENRIPLLGLCLGLQCVVIEAARNLAGLPEANSTEFDPAAKYPVISTMAEQLAIVDGKGDLGGTMRLGLYPAKLAEGSIVREVYGGEQYVDERHRHRYEVNNAYRADLEKTGLQFSGLSPKGDLVEYVEYPREVHPYLVATQAHPELKSRPTRPHPLFAGLVAAAIKIKTEQA, from the coding sequence TTGGCACAGCCCCATTCCGGCAAGTCGGCCAGCGGCCGCGCCGTGACGACCAAGCACCTCTTCGTCACCGGGGGTGTCGCCTCTTCGCTCGGCAAGGGGCTCACCGCCTCCAGCCTGGGCGCCCTGCTCAAGGCGCGCGGCCTGCGCGTGACGATGCAGAAGCTCGACCCGTACCTGAACGTGGACCCGGGCACCATGAACCCGTTCCAGCACGGCGAGGTCTTCGTGACCGACGACGGCGCCGAGACGGACCTGGACATCGGCCACTACGAGCGCTTCCTCGACACCAACCTGCACGGCTCGGCGAACGTCACCACCGGCCAGGTGTACTCGACGGTCATCGCCAAGGAGCGCCGCGGCGAGTACCTGGGCGACACCGTCCAGGTCATCCCGCACATCACCAACGAGATCAAGTCCCGGATCCGCCGGATGGCGACCGAGGACGTCGACGTGGTGATCACCGAGGTCGGCGGCACCGTCGGCGACATCGAGTCGCTGCCGTTCCTGGAGGCCGTCCGCCAGGTCCGCCACGAGGTCGGCCGGGACAACGTGTTCTTCGTGCACGTCTCCCTGCTGCCGTACATCGGCCCCTCGGGCGAGCTGAAGACCAAGCCCACCCAGCACTCGGTCGCCGCCCTGCGCAACATCGGCATCCAGCCCGACGCGATCGTGCTGCGCGCCGACCGCGAGGTCCCGCAGGCCATCAAGCGCAAGATCTCGCTCATGTGCGACGTGGACGAGGAGGCCGTGGTCGCGGCCATCGACGCCAAGTCGATCTACGACATCCCCAAGGTGCTGCACGGCGAGGGCCTGGACGCGTACGTGGTGCGCCGCCTCGACCTGCCGTTCCGCGATGTGGACTGGACGGTCTGGGACGACCTGCTGCGCCGCGTCCACGAGCCCCAGCACGAGGTCAAGGTCGCCCTGGTCGGCAAGTACATCGACCTGCCGGACGCGTACCTGTCGGTGACCGAGGCGCTGCGCGCCGGCGGTTTCGCCAACAACGCGCGGGTCACCGTCAAGTGGGTGGCCTCGGACGAGTGCCTGACCCCCGAGGGCGCGCAGGAGCAGCTGGGCGACGTGGACGCGATCTGCATCCCCGGCGGCTTCGGCGACCGCGGCGTGGACGGCAAGGTCGCCGCGATCACCTACGGCCGCGAGAACCGGATCCCGCTGCTCGGCCTGTGCCTGGGCCTGCAGTGCGTGGTCATCGAGGCCGCCCGCAACCTGGCCGGCCTGCCGGAGGCCAACTCCACCGAGTTCGACCCGGCCGCCAAGTACCCGGTCATCTCGACCATGGCCGAGCAGCTGGCGATCGTCGACGGCAAGGGCGACCTGGGCGGCACCATGCGCCTGGGCCTCTACCCGGCGAAGCTCGCCGAGGGCTCGATCGTGCGCGAGGTGTACGGCGGCGAGCAGTACGTCGACGAGCGCCACCGCCACCGCTACGAGGTCAACAACGCCTACCGCGCGGACCTGGAGAAGACCGGCCTGCAGTTCTCCGGCCTCTCCCCGAAGGGCGACCTGGTCGAGTACGTCGAGTACCCGCGCGAGGTGCACCCCTACCTGGTCGCCACCCAGGCGCACCCGGAGCTGAAGTCCCGCCCGACCCGCCCGCACCCGCTGTTCGCGGGCCTGGTCGCGGCGGCCATCAAGATCAAGACCGAGCAGGCCTGA
- a CDS encoding NUDIX hydrolase, whose product MDVQQIRDVAEEWEVRATETPFQGRVTGVRTDEVRMPDDSWARRDYQTHPGSVAVLAVDDRQRVLILRQYRHPVRQRLWEIPAGLLDVPGENPLHAAQRELFEEAHCKAAEWKVLVDFYTSPGGTDEALRIFLATDLSEAEGDRYEAHGEELQLETARVPLEDLVRLLLAGELHNPALITGVLALQAALTGAGVEALRPADSPWPARPFVQG is encoded by the coding sequence ATGGACGTTCAGCAGATCCGGGACGTGGCGGAGGAGTGGGAGGTCCGGGCCACCGAGACCCCGTTCCAGGGGCGGGTCACCGGCGTGCGGACCGACGAGGTGCGGATGCCGGACGACTCCTGGGCCCGCCGGGACTACCAGACTCACCCCGGATCGGTGGCCGTCCTCGCCGTGGACGACCGGCAGCGGGTGCTGATCCTGCGGCAGTACCGGCACCCGGTGCGCCAGCGGCTCTGGGAGATCCCGGCCGGGCTGCTGGACGTCCCCGGGGAGAACCCGCTGCACGCCGCCCAGCGCGAACTCTTCGAGGAGGCGCACTGCAAGGCGGCGGAGTGGAAGGTCCTGGTCGACTTCTACACCTCGCCCGGCGGCACCGACGAGGCGCTGCGGATCTTCCTCGCCACCGACCTCTCCGAGGCCGAGGGCGACCGGTACGAGGCCCACGGCGAGGAGCTTCAGCTGGAGACCGCGCGGGTGCCGCTGGAGGACCTGGTCCGGCTGCTGCTGGCCGGCGAGCTGCACAACCCGGCGCTGATCACCGGCGTCCTCGCGCTGCAGGCCGCGCTCACCGGCGCGGGCGTCGAGGCGCTGCGGCCGGCGGACTCGCCCTGGCCGGCCCGGCCCTTCGTGCAGGGCTGA
- a CDS encoding tetratricopeptide repeat protein → MARKTATVETRPSGPGLLDRLPPGASPFAGRRQELAALAAGAARSVPGRSRLLVLAGRPGSGRTALAVHFARSVAADYPDGLLHVRFSAPDGSLLEPGRAARILLEQLGEVPDALLPGTEEDPACEALREALTGRRVLLLLDDVREAAQLWPLLTEEPGCLLLATTAGPLTGIEDIDPVILGGLDQRAAVDLLVELVGGTRVGCDPVGAADLAEACAARPAALRLAAGWLKANPRAAVTDVVRELSPEPEPAVGPKARGAEKPSGRRPGKTPAGAARTADPGRAEPDLMEALGLLGPDVVDLVKGGAKGGKGAGENGEGARENGEGGQGSRGTGFPAKGDKGGRGRGRAPGAGSGGDGFRGDGPGGAGGRPSGPQRGGRGLLPADPVPVADSDPLLAAFELLHRTLPAPRARLLRALTLAPGQLADLRSASALMGCPAPEAAQALEQLAGQELLEREPAAADGTARYRVPGRLYPRLAELRAERDRPSEVELARARLLERLVRLVDSARMLLDPTAGPNPDPLPGPLRLRTAAQAKQWLLEERDQLLGAVEEAIGQGDLDGSAGRLVTALLRALPLTGTAAPADLHQLHALVLKVAERQRAPRRAAAALLNLGDLQAAAGRWTAAAERYHAALDRAREAGDEPTQARALEGAGGCYRALADPVRAADWYGRALALRQGLADAPAEARLLVRLAEAHAAQRRFDEALREYRAAHAVLRRLGDESAAAAVAGTLDRLRERLDGEWRSPVPE, encoded by the coding sequence GTGGCGAGGAAGACGGCGACGGTGGAGACCCGGCCCTCGGGGCCCGGCCTGCTCGACAGGCTGCCGCCCGGCGCCTCGCCCTTCGCCGGACGGCGGCAGGAGCTGGCCGCCCTCGCCGCGGGCGCCGCCCGGTCGGTCCCCGGCCGCAGCCGGCTGCTGGTCCTGGCCGGGCGACCCGGCTCCGGCCGGACCGCGCTGGCCGTCCACTTCGCCCGCTCGGTCGCCGCCGACTACCCCGACGGCCTGCTCCACGTCCGCTTCTCCGCCCCCGACGGCTCCCTCCTGGAACCCGGCCGGGCCGCCCGGATCCTGCTGGAGCAGCTCGGCGAGGTCCCCGACGCGCTGCTGCCCGGGACGGAGGAGGACCCCGCCTGCGAGGCGCTGCGCGAGGCCCTCACCGGACGGCGCGTCCTGCTGCTGCTCGACGACGTCCGGGAGGCCGCCCAGCTCTGGCCGCTGCTCACCGAGGAGCCCGGCTGCCTGCTGCTCGCCACCACGGCGGGCCCGCTCACCGGGATCGAGGACATCGACCCGGTGATCCTCGGCGGCCTGGACCAGCGGGCCGCCGTCGACCTGCTCGTCGAGCTGGTGGGCGGGACCCGGGTCGGCTGCGACCCGGTCGGGGCCGCGGACCTCGCCGAGGCCTGCGCCGCCCGTCCCGCCGCGCTGCGGCTGGCCGCCGGGTGGCTCAAGGCCAACCCGCGGGCCGCCGTCACCGACGTGGTCCGGGAACTCTCCCCCGAGCCGGAGCCGGCGGTCGGGCCCAAGGCGCGTGGCGCGGAGAAGCCGTCCGGCCGGCGGCCGGGCAAGACCCCGGCCGGCGCGGCCCGGACCGCCGACCCCGGTCGCGCCGAGCCGGACCTGATGGAGGCGCTGGGGCTGCTGGGGCCGGACGTCGTGGACCTGGTCAAGGGGGGAGCGAAGGGCGGCAAGGGCGCGGGGGAGAACGGTGAGGGGGCGCGGGAGAACGGTGAGGGGGGCCAGGGGAGCCGGGGCACCGGTTTCCCGGCGAAGGGGGACAAGGGGGGCCGGGGCCGAGGCCGGGCCCCGGGTGCCGGTTCCGGGGGCGACGGTTTTCGGGGTGACGGTCCCGGCGGTGCCGGTGGGCGGCCGAGCGGTCCGCAGCGCGGGGGTCGCGGGCTGCTGCCCGCGGATCCCGTACCGGTGGCCGACAGCGACCCGCTGTTGGCTGCCTTCGAGCTGCTCCACCGGACCCTGCCCGCGCCCCGGGCCCGGCTGCTGCGGGCGCTGACCCTGGCCCCCGGGCAGCTGGCCGACCTGCGTTCGGCCTCCGCGCTGATGGGCTGCCCGGCGCCGGAGGCGGCCCAGGCCCTGGAGCAGCTGGCCGGGCAGGAACTGCTGGAGCGCGAGCCGGCCGCCGCCGACGGCACCGCCCGCTACCGGGTCCCCGGGCGGCTGTACCCCCGGCTGGCCGAGCTGCGGGCCGAGCGGGACCGCCCGTCCGAGGTGGAACTGGCCCGAGCCCGGCTGCTGGAGCGGCTGGTCCGCCTGGTCGACTCCGCCCGGATGCTGCTCGACCCGACCGCCGGCCCCAACCCCGACCCGCTGCCCGGGCCGCTGCGGCTGCGCACCGCCGCCCAGGCGAAGCAGTGGCTGCTGGAGGAGCGCGACCAGCTGCTCGGCGCCGTGGAGGAGGCCATCGGCCAGGGCGACCTGGACGGCTCGGCCGGCCGGCTGGTCACCGCACTGCTGCGAGCCCTGCCGCTCACCGGTACCGCCGCGCCCGCCGACCTGCACCAGCTGCACGCCTTGGTCCTGAAGGTCGCGGAGCGCCAGCGCGCGCCCCGTCGGGCCGCCGCCGCGCTGCTCAACCTGGGTGATCTCCAGGCCGCCGCAGGGCGCTGGACCGCCGCCGCCGAGCGCTACCACGCCGCCCTCGACCGGGCCCGCGAGGCGGGCGACGAGCCCACCCAGGCCCGGGCCCTGGAGGGCGCGGGCGGTTGCTACCGGGCGCTCGCCGATCCGGTGCGCGCCGCCGATTGGTACGGACGCGCGCTCGCACTCCGACAGGGGCTCGCGGACGCCCCCGCCGAGGCCCGGCTGCTGGTCCGGCTGGCCGAGGCGCACGCCGCCCAGCGCCGCTTCGACGAGGCCCTCCGCGAGTACCGGGCCGCCCACGCGGTGCTGCGCCGGCTCGGCGACGAGTCCGCCGCGGCGGCCGTCGCGGGCACCCTGGACCGCCTGCGCGAACGGCTCGACGGCGAGTGGAGAAGTCCGGTTCCGGAGTAG
- the ald gene encoding alanine dehydrogenase: protein MKVGIPREVKNHEYRVAITPAGVHELVRNGHEVVIEDNAGLGSSIPNEEYVAAGATILPTADEVWAAADLLLKVKEPIAEEYHRLRKGQTLFTYLHLAADRAGTEALVASGTTAIAYETVQLANGALPLLAPMSEVAGRLAPQVGSYHLMRPAGGRGVLPGGVPGTHPAKCVVIGGGVSGWHAATIAIGMGYDVTLLDRDINKLREADRIFGTKIKAIMSNSFELEKAVLEADLVIGAVLIPGAKAPKLVTNELVSRMKPGSVLVDIAIDQGGCFEDSRATTHAEPTFQVHNSVFYCVANMPGAVPNTSTYALTNATLPYVVELANRGWKEALRRDAALAKGLNVHEGQITYQAVAEAFDLEAVSLDSVLA, encoded by the coding sequence GTGAAGGTCGGCATCCCCCGCGAGGTCAAGAACCACGAGTACCGCGTGGCCATCACGCCCGCCGGCGTGCATGAGCTGGTCCGCAACGGACACGAGGTCGTCATCGAGGACAACGCCGGTCTCGGCTCCTCGATCCCCAACGAGGAGTACGTGGCCGCCGGTGCCACCATCCTCCCCACCGCCGACGAGGTGTGGGCCGCCGCCGACCTCCTGCTGAAGGTCAAGGAGCCCATCGCGGAGGAGTACCACCGCCTCCGCAAGGGCCAGACCCTCTTCACCTACCTGCACCTGGCCGCCGACCGCGCCGGCACCGAGGCCCTCGTTGCCTCCGGTACCACCGCCATCGCGTACGAGACCGTGCAGCTCGCCAACGGTGCCCTGCCGCTGCTCGCCCCGATGTCCGAGGTGGCCGGCCGCCTGGCTCCGCAGGTCGGCTCCTACCACCTGATGCGTCCGGCCGGCGGCCGCGGCGTGCTGCCCGGCGGCGTCCCCGGCACCCACCCCGCCAAGTGCGTGGTCATCGGCGGCGGCGTCTCCGGCTGGCACGCGGCCACCATCGCCATCGGCATGGGCTACGACGTGACCCTGCTCGACCGCGACATCAACAAGCTGCGCGAGGCCGACCGCATCTTCGGCACGAAGATCAAGGCCATCATGTCCAACTCCTTCGAGCTGGAGAAGGCCGTCCTGGAGGCCGACCTGGTCATCGGCGCCGTGCTGATCCCGGGCGCCAAGGCCCCGAAGCTGGTCACCAACGAGCTGGTCTCCCGGATGAAGCCGGGCTCCGTGCTCGTCGACATCGCCATCGACCAGGGCGGCTGCTTCGAGGACTCCCGCGCCACCACGCACGCCGAGCCGACCTTCCAGGTCCACAACTCGGTCTTCTACTGCGTGGCCAACATGCCGGGCGCCGTCCCGAACACCTCCACCTACGCGCTGACCAACGCGACGCTGCCGTACGTCGTCGAGCTGGCCAACCGCGGGTGGAAGGAGGCGCTGCGCCGCGACGCCGCGCTGGCCAAGGGCCTGAACGTCCACGAGGGCCAGATCACCTACCAGGCCGTCGCCGAGGCCTTCGACCTGGAGGCCGTCTCCCTGGACAGCGTCCTCGCCTGA
- a CDS encoding ParA family protein has protein sequence MEVGSVAVRTFEARQSAASAGADLDADFAAYGLAYTDLGYGPYDDPDAEYEPDPEYAATLAPDAARQRRERVGPTGRPLPYFPIPAPVAEHGPAQIIAMCNQKGGVGKTTSTINLGAALAEYGRRVLLVDFDPQGALSVGLGVNPMELDVTVYNLLMERGLTADEVLLKTAVPGMDLLPSNIDLSAAEVQLVSEVARESALARALKPLLPDYDYVIIDCQPSLGLLTVNALTAAHSVIVPLECEFFALRGVALLTETIEKVCERLNPELRLDGILATMYDSRTVHSREVLARVVEAFGEHVFHTVIGRTVRFPETTVAGEPITTYATNSVGAAAYRQLAREVLDRCRPAE, from the coding sequence GTGGAGGTCGGCTCGGTCGCGGTCCGCACCTTCGAGGCGCGCCAGAGCGCCGCGTCCGCCGGCGCCGACCTGGATGCCGACTTCGCCGCCTACGGCCTGGCCTACACCGACCTCGGCTACGGTCCCTACGACGACCCGGACGCCGAGTACGAGCCCGACCCCGAGTACGCCGCCACCCTGGCTCCCGACGCCGCCCGGCAGCGCCGCGAGCGCGTCGGCCCCACCGGCCGTCCGCTGCCCTACTTCCCGATCCCCGCGCCGGTGGCCGAGCACGGCCCCGCGCAGATCATCGCCATGTGCAACCAGAAGGGCGGCGTCGGCAAGACCACGTCGACCATCAACCTGGGCGCCGCGCTGGCCGAGTACGGCCGCCGCGTCCTGCTGGTGGACTTCGACCCGCAGGGCGCCCTCTCGGTCGGCCTCGGCGTCAACCCGATGGAGCTCGACGTCACCGTCTACAACCTGCTCATGGAGCGGGGCCTGACGGCCGATGAGGTCCTGCTGAAGACCGCCGTGCCCGGCATGGACCTGCTGCCCTCCAACATCGACCTGTCGGCCGCCGAGGTGCAGCTGGTCAGCGAGGTGGCCCGGGAGTCGGCACTGGCCCGCGCCCTGAAGCCGCTGCTGCCCGACTACGACTACGTCATCATCGACTGTCAGCCCTCGCTCGGCCTGCTGACGGTCAACGCCCTGACGGCGGCTCACAGCGTCATCGTCCCGCTGGAGTGCGAGTTCTTCGCGCTGCGCGGCGTCGCGCTGCTCACCGAGACCATCGAGAAGGTCTGCGAGCGGCTCAACCCCGAGCTGCGCCTGGACGGCATCCTCGCCACCATGTACGACTCGCGCACCGTGCACAGCCGCGAGGTGCTGGCCCGCGTGGTCGAGGCGTTCGGCGAGCACGTGTTCCACACCGTCATCGGGCGGACCGTCAGGTTCCCCGAGACCACCGTGGCCGGCGAGCCGATCACGACGTACGCGACCAACTCGGTGGGCGCCGCCGCCTACCGCCAGCTCGCCAGGGAGGTGCTCGACCGGTGCCGCCCCGCCGAGTGA